In Carya illinoinensis cultivar Pawnee chromosome 16, C.illinoinensisPawnee_v1, whole genome shotgun sequence, a single window of DNA contains:
- the LOC122299917 gene encoding RNA-binding protein 2-like isoform X1, with protein sequence MADPYYRYSAAADRASVPRPSFPDYFSSEAPPLGSHPLLGSTVMIGASPGFMHNNINPLQPSAYRFDGISGFGSSPDPGLGGVTAGASIRHYPSPLEDLNHRRDVGPGISPDVVDMSNEIPNSSKKADGLPVSAREPNFLFVDKLPTDCTRREVGHLFRPFIGYKDIKVVHREARRSGDKARVLCFVEFVDSRCARIAMEALQGYRFDDKKPESPALKIQFAHFPFRPPSEPSDHVEKQSGS encoded by the exons ATGGCGGATCCCTACTACAGATACAGTGCGGCTGCAGACAGAG CCAGTGTTCCGAGGCCCAGCTTTCCCGACTACTTTTCATCTGAAGCACCACCATTGGGATCTCATCCTTTATTGGGCTCTACAGTTATGATTGGTGCTTCTCCTGGTTTCATGCATAATAAT ATAAATCCATTGCAACCAAGTGCATATCGCTTTGATGGCATTTCAGGTTTTGGATCTTCTCCAGATCCTGGTCTTGGTGGTGTAACAGCAGGGGCTAGCATTAGGCACTATCCATCTCCGCTTGAGGATCTAAACCACAGACGGGATGTTGGGCCAGGAATTAgtcctgatgttgttgacatgagcaatgaaatACCTAACTCTTCGAAAAAAGCCGATGGTCTCCCAGTTTCAGCTAGGGAACCAAACTTTCTGTTTGTTGATAAACTCCCAACTGACTGTACCAGAAGAGAAGTGGGCC ATCTTTTCCGTCCATTTATTGGCTATAAAGATATTAAAGTTGTGCACAGAGAGGCCAGACGT AGTGGAGATAAGGCTAGGGTTTTGTGCTTTGTGGAGTTTGTTGATTCTAGGTGTGCTCGGATTGCTATGGAAGCTCTTCAAG GTTACAGGTTTGATGACAAGAAACCTGAGTCCCCTGCCTTGAAGATCCAATTTGCACATTTTCCATTCCGTCCACCATCTGAACCATCCGATCACGTTGAGAAACAAAGTGGGTCCTAG
- the LOC122299917 gene encoding RNA-binding protein 2-like isoform X2, which yields MIGASPGFMHNNINPLQPSAYRFDGISGFGSSPDPGLGGVTAGASIRHYPSPLEDLNHRRDVGPGISPDVVDMSNEIPNSSKKADGLPVSAREPNFLFVDKLPTDCTRREVGHLFRPFIGYKDIKVVHREARRSGDKARVLCFVEFVDSRCARIAMEALQGYRFDDKKPESPALKIQFAHFPFRPPSEPSDHVEKQSGS from the exons ATGATTGGTGCTTCTCCTGGTTTCATGCATAATAAT ATAAATCCATTGCAACCAAGTGCATATCGCTTTGATGGCATTTCAGGTTTTGGATCTTCTCCAGATCCTGGTCTTGGTGGTGTAACAGCAGGGGCTAGCATTAGGCACTATCCATCTCCGCTTGAGGATCTAAACCACAGACGGGATGTTGGGCCAGGAATTAgtcctgatgttgttgacatgagcaatgaaatACCTAACTCTTCGAAAAAAGCCGATGGTCTCCCAGTTTCAGCTAGGGAACCAAACTTTCTGTTTGTTGATAAACTCCCAACTGACTGTACCAGAAGAGAAGTGGGCC ATCTTTTCCGTCCATTTATTGGCTATAAAGATATTAAAGTTGTGCACAGAGAGGCCAGACGT AGTGGAGATAAGGCTAGGGTTTTGTGCTTTGTGGAGTTTGTTGATTCTAGGTGTGCTCGGATTGCTATGGAAGCTCTTCAAG GTTACAGGTTTGATGACAAGAAACCTGAGTCCCCTGCCTTGAAGATCCAATTTGCACATTTTCCATTCCGTCCACCATCTGAACCATCCGATCACGTTGAGAAACAAAGTGGGTCCTAG
- the LOC122299800 gene encoding protein ALP1-like, with product MNDSDKDNSNGNTKKRQRRDYEGDGNGDAEKEADKKKGFKGILTSFLLLEEQEKQDHEESERASKEEKLFFESNNKNKTEAMVEYYSNVQDYYVQADELERTKGNKSRLMAGTVASAAASDGLEKIGKIDKRGSNSGGGVGGAAGHHRRLWVKDRSKAWWDECNSPDYPEEEFKKAFRMGRATFDLICEELNSVIAKEDTTLRNAIPVAQRVAVCLWRLATGDPLRLVSKRFGLGISTCHKLVLEVCSAIRTVLMPKYLLWPDENPLKKIKEEFESISGIPNVVGSMYTTHIPIIAPKISVAAYFNKRHTERNQKTSYSITVQGVVNPGGVFTDVCIGWPGSMSDDQVLEKSALYQRANGGLLKGMWIVGGSGYPLLDWVLVPYTHPNLTWPQNAFNEKIGEIQRVAKEAFGRLKGRWSCLQKRTEVKLQDLPVVLGACCVLHNICELRNEEMDPELRFELVDDEMVPEAPLRPVSTMKDRDAIAHNILHHGIGGTRFV from the coding sequence ATGAATGATTCTGATAAGGATAACAGCAACGGCAACACCAAGAAGCGGCAGAGAAGAGATTACGAAGGTGATGGGAATGGTGACGCCGAGAAGGAGGCCGACAAGAAGAAAGGGTTTAAGGGTATTCTGACTTCCTTCTTGTTGTTGGAAGAACAAGAAAAGCAGGACCATGAAGAGTCCGAGAGGGCCTCGAAGGAAGAGAAGTTGTTCTTCGAGTCAAATAACAAGAATAAAACGGAAGCCATGGTGGAGTACTACTCCAATGTCCAAGATTATTACGTCCAAGCCGACGAGCTAGAACGGACAAAGGGAAACAAGTCCCGGCTCATGGCCGGAACTGTGGCCTCGGCCGCGGCTTCTGATGGGCTCGAAAAGATTGGTAAAATAGATAAGCGTGGAAGCAACAGCGGTGGTGGTGTTGGCGGTGCCGCCGGACACCATCGGAGATTATGGGTGAAGGACAGATCGAAAGCGTGGTGGGATGAGTGTAACAGCCCGGATTATCCCGAGGAAGAATTCAAAAAGGCTTTCAGAATGGGGAGGGCCACTTTTGATCTGATATGCGAGGAACTCAATTCGGTTATTGCCAAAGAAGATACTACTCTTCGAAATGCGATTCCCGTTGCCCAAAGGGTCGCTGTTTGTTTATGGAGATTGGCCACGGGTGACCCGCTTCGACTCGTCTCCAAACGCTTCGGCCTTGGCATATCCACTTGCCACAAGTTGGTCCTTGAAGTCTGTTCCGCTATTCGGACGGTGCTAATGCCCAAGTACTTACTGTGGCCGGACGAGAACCCATTGAAGAAGATCAAAGAAGAATTCGAATCCATTTCGGGGATACCCAATGTGGTCGGGTCTATGTATACGACTCACATACCGATTATTGCGCCCAAGATCAGTGTGGCGGCCTATTTCAACAAGCGGCACACGGAGCGGAACCAGAAAACCTCGTATTCGATCACGGTTCAAGGTGTAGTGAACCCAGGAGGGGTATTCACCGATGTGTGTATTGGTTGGCCTGGTTCGATGTCCGATGATCAGGTGCTAGAGAAGTCTGCTCTTTACCAGAGAGCGAATGGTGGACTTTTGAAGGGCATGTGGATTGTTGGGGGTTCTGGGTACCCTTTACTGGATTGGGTTCTGGTGCCATACACGCATCCCAATCTGACTTGGCCTCAGAATGCATTCAATGAGAAGATTGGGGAGATTCAAAGGGTTGCAAAAGAAGCATTTGGGAGATTAAAAGGCAGGTGGAGTTGCTTGCAGAAGAGAACCGAGGTCAAACTCCAAGACTTACCTGTGGTACTTGGTGCCTGCTGTGTGTTGCACAATATCTGTGAGCTGAGGAATGAAGAAATGGATCCGGAGCTGAGGTTTGAGCTTGTTGACGATGAGATGGTCCCCGAGGCTCCTTTGAGACCGGTAAGCACCATGAAGGATAGGGATGCCATTGCTCATAATATTTTGCACCATGGAATCGGAGGCACTCgttttgtgtag